In one Silene latifolia isolate original U9 population chromosome 10, ASM4854445v1, whole genome shotgun sequence genomic region, the following are encoded:
- the LOC141606319 gene encoding isoleucine--tRNA ligase, cytoplasmic-like, translated as MEDVCEGKDFSFPQEEEEIIVLWDKIQAFKTQLAKTKDFPEYIFYDGPPFATGLPHYGHILAGTIKDIVTRYQSMTGHHVTRRFGWDCHGVPVEHEIDLKLGIKSRSDVLEMGIGKYNEECRSIVTRYVKEWEMVVKRTGRWIDFENGYKTMDLGYMESLWWVFSELHRKGLVYRGFKVMPYSTGLKTPLSNFEANLNYKEVPDPEIMVTFPIVDDPHNASFVAWTTTPWTLPSNLALCVNAKFVYVKVRSKVTSTTYVVAESRMSQLPKEKLKTESKPNGDASDSKNAKPKSKGSTSNKSSTDDSSYEVLEKLPGASLVGQKYIPLFDYFQEFSDVAFKVVADNYVTDDSGTGIVHCAPAFGEDDYRVCLENHIIEKGPDLIVAVDDDGRFIERVYDFKGRYVKEADKDIINAVKQKGRLLKQGNFTHSYPFCWRSETPLIYRAVPSWFVRVEQIKDQLLENNKKTYWVPDFVKEKRFHNWLENARDWAVSRSRFWGTPLPVWMSDDGKEMRVISSIEELEKESGEKVTDLHRHKIDHLTIPSKHGNGVLRRVDDVFDCWFESGAMPYAYIHYPFENKELFETNFPGHFVAEGLDQTRGWFYTLMVLSTALFGKPAFQNLICNGLVLAEDGKKMSKRLKNYPAPSEILNEYGADALRLYIVNSPVVRAEPLRFKKEGVFGMIRDVFLPWYNAYRFLVQNAKRLEIESFGVFTPLDKSGLKNSSNVLDQWINSATQHLVHFVRQEMNAYRLYTVVPQLLKFLDDLTNIYVRFNRKRLKGRTGEEDCKIALSTLYHVLLTSCKAMAPLTPFFTEVLYQNLRRVSEGAEESIHYCGFPEEEGKGDERIVESVSRMTRIIDLARNIRERHNKPLKTPLREMVIVHPDNDFLDDIAGKLREYVLEELNIRSLVPCNDPLKYASLRAEPDFSVLGKRLGKSMGVVAKEVKGMCQKDILAFEEAGELTIAGHCLKLSDIKVLRDFKRPDNTTEEEIDAAGDGDVLVILDLRPDDSLFESGVAREIVNRIQKLRKKASLEPTDVVEVYFSPLEKDASTLKQVLSSQEQYVRDAIGSHLLLPETRPSHAVIFCEETFHGVYDMSFTISLSTPSLVFNDEALLSLYEGNSSFAQGLQVYLRSRDYNSLKSEFQSGNGKIRVDCIKDQPPVDVVLGQHVFLSVGDHYISTKSA; from the exons ATGGAAGATGTATGCGAAGGAAAAGACTTCTCCTTTccacaagaagaagaagaaatcatCGTATTATGGGATAAAATACAAGCATTCAAAACCCAATTAGCCAAAACCAAGGATTTCCCCGAATACATTTTCTACGATGGTCCGCCTTTCGCTACCGGTTTACCGCATTACGGTCACATTCTAGCTGGAACAATCAAAGATATTGTGACCCGGTACCAATCAATGACGGGTCATCATGTGACCCGCCGGTTCGGGTGGGATTGTCATGGGGTTCCGGTTGAGCATGAAATTGATTTGAAACTCGGGATTAAGTCCCGGTCCGATGTGTTGGAAATGGGGATTGGAAAGTATAATGAAGAGTGTAGGAGTATTGTTACTAGGTATGTTAAGGAATGGGAGATGGTTGTTAAGAGGACTGGTAgatggattgattttgaaaatgggTATAAGACTATGGATTTAGGGTATATGGAGTCTCTTTGGTGGGTTTTTTCGGAATTACATCGAAAAGGACTTGTTTATCGTGGGTTTAAG GTCATGCCATATAGTACAGGCTTGAAGACACCTCTATCGAACTTTGAGGCCAATTTGAACTATAAG GAAGTACCAGATCCTGAAATTATGGTCACTTTTCCCATTGTCGATGATCCGCATAATGCATCTTTTGTTGCATGGACTACAACGCCATGGACCCTTCCTAGTAACTTGGCATTATGTGTCAATGCCAAATTTGTGTATGTTAAG GTAAGAAGCAAAGTTACTTCCACAACCTACGTGGTTGCAGAGTCCCGTATGTCTCAACTTCCTAAGGAGAAACTGAAAACTGAGAGTAAGCCAAATGGAGATGCAAGTGATTCAAAAAATGCCAAGCCTAAAAGTAAGGGATCCACTTCTAATAAATCTTCAACAGACGATAGTTCATATGAGGTATTGGAAAAGCTGCCAGGTGCATCATTGGTTGGACAGAA GTACATACCTTTGTTTGACTATTTCCAGGAGTTTTCTGACGTGGCTTTTAAAGTTGTTGCGGACAATTATGTGACAGATGACAGTGGAACTGGAATTGTCCACTGTGCTCCAGCTTTCGGAGAAGACGACTACCGTGTTTGCCTTGAAAATCACATCATCGAGAAG GGACCAGACTTGATTGTAGCAGTTGATGATGACGGGCGCTTCATTGAAAGAGTTTATGACTTCAAAGGCCGCTATGTTAAGGAGGCTGATAAAGATATCATTAATGCAGTCAAG CAAAAAGGCAGACTTCTCAAGCAGGGGAATTTTACCCACTCTTATCCTTTCTGTTGGAGATCTGAAACCCCTCTAATTTACAGAGCCGTTCCAAGCTG GTTTGTTAGAGTAGAACAGATAAAAGATCAATTGCTGGAAAACAACAAGAAGACCTATTGGGTTCCTGATTTTGTCAAG GAGAAACGTTTCCACAATTGGCTGGAAAATGCTAGGGATTGGGCAGTCAGTCGAAGTAGATTTTGGGGTACTCCTCTTCCCGTATGGATGAGTGATGATGGAAAGGAAATGCGAGTCATTTCTTCCATCGAAGAACTAGAGAAGGAGTCCGGAGAAAAG GTCACTGATTTGCACCGCCACAAAATCGATCATTTAACTATCCCATCAAAGCACGGAAATGGCGTTCTTAGGCGCGTGGATGAT GTGTTTGATTGCTGGTTTGAAAGTGGTGCAATGCCTTATGCATACATTCATTACCCTTTTGAAAACAAAGAGCTTTTTGAAACCAATTTTCCAGGGCATTTTGTGGCTGAAGGGCTGGATCAAACTCGCGGATG GTTCTACACTTTGATGGTCCTTTCCACTGCATTATTTGGTAAACCTGCATTTCAAAATCTCATCTGCAATGGACTTGTGCTTGCCGAGGATGGTAAAAAGATGAGTAAGCGACTGAAGAATTACCCTGCACCCTCAGAAATTCTGAATGAATATGGGGCT GATGCATTACGCTTGTACATAGTAAATTCACCAGTCGTACGCGCTGAGCCTTTACGTTTTAAGAAAGAGGGAGTCTTTGGCATG ATCAGAGATGTATTCCTCCCATGGTACAATGCATACAGATTTCTTGTTCAGAATGCCAAGCGTCTTGAAATTGAAAGCTTTGGAGTGTTCACTCCTTTGGATAAAAGTGGTTTGAAAAATTCTTCTAATGTCCTTGACCAGTGGATCAACTCAGCCACCCAACACCTGGTTCATTTTGTGCGACAAGAAATGAATGCATATAGACTGTACACG GTTGTCCCTCAACTTTTGAAGTTTCTTGACGATCTGACAAATATCTATGTAAGGTTCAACCGTAAACGATTGAAAGGTCGTACAGGGGAGGAAGACTGTAAGATCGCACTGTCTACCCTTTACCAT GTACTGTTAACTTCGTGTAAGGCAATGGCTCCTTTGACGCCTTTCTTCACTGAAGTTTTGTACCAAAATTTAAGAAGAGTTAGTGAGGGAGCAGAAGAGAGCATTCATTATTGCGGGTTTCCTGAAGAAGAGGGGAAG GGAGATGAACGCATTGTAGAAAGTGTTTCGAGGATGACAAGAATCATAGATCTTGCGCGGAATATCCGTGAGCGCCACAACAAGCCTTTAAAAACACCTCTCAG GGAGATGGTGATTGTACACCCTGACAATGATTTTTTGGACGATATCGCTGGAAAGTTGAGAGAG TATGTTCTGGAAGAGCTGAATATAAGGTCGCTTGTACCCTGCAATGATCCTCTGAAATATGCTTCACTTCGCGCTGAGCCTGATTTCAG TGTGCTGGGCAAGAGGCTTGGAAAATCTATGGGAGTTGTTGCAAAGGAAGTCAAGGGAATGTGTCAGAAAGATATATTAGCTTTCGAGGAAGCAGGAGAGCTTACCATTGCTGGGCATTGTTTAAAGCTAAGTGATATTAAG GTTTTGAGGGATTTCAAGCGTCCTGATAATACAACAGAAGAGGAAATTGATGCTGCAGGAGATG GTGACGTGTTGGTTATTCTTGACTTGCGCCCTGATGATTCATTGTTTGAATCTGGAGTTGCTCGTGAG ATTGTCAACCGCATCCAAAAGTTAAGGAAGAAGGCCAGTCTTGAACCAACTGATGTGGTGGAGGTGTACTTCAGTCCCTTGGAGAAAGATGCGTCGACTTTGAAGCAGGTTTTGAGTTCACAG GAACAATATGTGAGAGATGCCATTGGCTCGCACTTGCTTCTCCCCGAAACTAGGCCGTCTCATGCA GTTATCTTTTGTGAAGAAACGTTTCATGGCGTATATGATATGTCATTCACTATCAGTCTGTCCACACCGTCGTTGGTTTTCAATGATGAAGCTTTACTAAGCTTATATGAAG GAAACTCGAGTTTTGCTCAAGGTTTGCAGGTTTACCTTAGATCAAGAGATTATAACAGCCTGAAATCAGAATTTCAATCCGGAAATGGAAAG ATCAGGGTTGATTGTATCAAGGACCAACCACCAGTAGACGTAGTTTTGGGCCAACATGTATTCTTGAGCGTTGGAGATCATTACATCAGCACAAAATCTGCTTGA